The following proteins are encoded in a genomic region of Phycisphaera sp.:
- a CDS encoding MgtC/SapB family protein produces MLETLFGTAMQSPDEWYHGPLRLVLAVVFGGVAGFERESKGHFAGLRTYAMVSLGAAGFALMSTELFEYMLIHAESSAGHATRIISAIVGGVGFLGAGAIIQSKGQVKGLTTAAGLWAIAAAGAAAGLGLVSVALTIAVLVLIVLLANRLDKTAQRVGDDDPDN; encoded by the coding sequence ATGCTCGAAACCCTCTTCGGCACCGCCATGCAATCCCCCGATGAGTGGTACCACGGCCCGCTCCGCCTCGTCCTGGCCGTCGTCTTCGGCGGCGTCGCCGGCTTCGAGCGGGAGAGCAAGGGCCACTTCGCCGGCCTGCGCACCTACGCGATGGTCTCGCTGGGGGCCGCCGGCTTCGCGCTCATGAGCACCGAGCTGTTCGAGTACATGCTCATCCACGCCGAGTCGAGCGCGGGCCACGCGACGCGCATCATCTCGGCCATCGTCGGCGGCGTGGGTTTTCTCGGGGCGGGGGCCATCATCCAGTCCAAAGGCCAGGTCAAGGGGCTGACCACCGCTGCTGGCCTGTGGGCCATCGCCGCCGCGGGGGCGGCCGCCGGGCTCGGGCTCGTGTCCGTCGCGCTCACCATCGCCGTGCTCGTCCTGATCGTGCTGCTGGCCAACCGGCTGGACAAGACCGCCCAGCGGGTGGGCGACGACGACCCAGACAACTGA